A single genomic interval of Spinacia oleracea cultivar Varoflay chromosome 6, BTI_SOV_V1, whole genome shotgun sequence harbors:
- the LOC110802546 gene encoding uncharacterized protein, which produces MKDKKSSKLNHLHQNGHTSPFKLGKLFDPDVSWDKDQLGDVLHWTRQVVALVCGLIWGAIPLVGGIWLILFLAISSAIVYGYYALILKVDEEEYGGHASLLQEGLFASVTLFLLAWILVYSLGHF; this is translated from the exons ATGAAGGATAAGAAATCTTCGAAATTGAACCATCTACATCAGAATGGTCACACTTCTCCGTTTAAATTGGGCAAATTGTTTGATCCTGATGTTTCCTGGGATAAG GATCAACTAGGAGATGTTCTACACTGGACTCGACAAGTGGTGGCACTTGTGTGTGGTTTAATTTGGGGCGCTATTCCTTTGGTTGGAGGCATATGGCTTATATT ATTCTTGGCAATTTCATCTGCTATTGTGTATGGGTATTATGCATTGATACTTAAGGTTGATGAGGAAGAATATGGTGGTCATGCATCTCTCCTCCAAGAAGGGCTTTTCGCATCAGTGACACTATTTCTG CTTGCGTGGATTCTAGTATACAGCTTGGGGCACTTTTGA
- the LOC110802545 gene encoding PGR5-like protein 1B, chloroplastic, translating to MAGATGSSLSRSRFTIPYKSIAGKILPLKSSSASVFSHHFHARGGLSTCASAAFQPPASPVTSEGPSCIFVGPVETASQETLEALYRQAKDAYYSGQPLILDDMFDRVELKLRWYGSKYVMKYPRCSLRRQSTYADAQEDPSQVFALASVWFLILAFGGSVCLVPMLYTINLAYQDILNSEAVYSSQPALLEVLGMLNTVLFILLGSVIGCPIASASARALQGLWRNDLVALKGACPNCGEEVFAFLRSDQSSSSSHRADCHVCECRIEFRTKAEQSISKLGRRWVHGRVYLISERRSRRR from the exons ATGGCCGGAGCAACTGGTAGTTCTCTCTCCCGGTCACGCTTTACCATTCCTTACAAATCCATCGCCGGCAAAATTCTCCCGCTAAAATCATCCTCTGCCTCCGTCTTCAGCCACCATTTTCACGCCAGAGGCGGACTTTCTACATGCGCTAGCGCCGCCTTTCAACCACCGGCAAGTCCGGTGACTTCCGAGGGCCCTTCTTGTATTTTTGTTGGTCCTGTTGAAACCGCCAGCCAAGAAACCCTTGAGGCTCTTTACCGTCAG GCGAAAGATGCGTATTACAGTGGACAACCGTTGATATTAGATGACATGTTTGATAGGGTTGAG TTGAAATTGAGGTGGTATGGATCGAAATACGTGATGAAATATCCAAGGTGTAGTTTACGCCGCCAATCTACCTATGCTGATGCTCAG GAAGACCCTTCGCAGGTGTTTGCTTTGGCGAGCGTCTGGTTTCTGATACTTGCATTTGGCGGTTCAGTATGTCTTGTGCCCATGTTGTACACCATCAATTTAGCTTATCAGGATATTCTTAATTCAGAAGCAGTCTACAGCAGCCAACCAGCACTGCTGGAGGTTCTTGGCATGTTAAACACTGTGCTGTTCATTCTTCTGGGTTCTGTAATTGGCTGCCCAATTGCATCAGCTTCTG CTCGAGCTCTACAGGGCCTATGGCGGAATGATCTAGTGGCATTGAAAGGAGCCTGTCCAAATTGTGGAGAGGAG GTCTTTGCATTTCTGAGGTCAGATCAAAGCAGTAGCTCTTCCCATAGAGCTGATTGTCACGTTTGCGAATGCCGGATTGAGTTTCGCACCAAGGCTGAG CAATCCATATCAAAACTTGGAAGACGATGGGTTCATGGCCGCGTTTACCTGATATCTGAGAGACGAAGTCGCCGGCGTTAA